A genomic region of Vitreoscilla filiformis contains the following coding sequences:
- the ltrA gene encoding group II intron reverse transcriptase/maturase, producing the protein MATRCVMVQKSAEAVVGAQVKRAEGPNNERQGADTAISTAPVNPKRGRCAGGGGGEKRALRQDEVKREGLLEKVLDRDNLLKAWKRVRANKGAPGIDGVTVEDYPEQARQHWPRIKEQIERGRYEPQPVRRVEIPKAGGGKRALGIPTVMDRVIQQAIAQVLSPLYEVEFSANSYGFRPGRNAHQAIKQVQQDVKQGYKFAVDMDLAKFFDTVDHDVLMGLLGRTIGDKVLLRLIGNYLRAGVLVGYRVEPSEVGTPQGGPLSPLLGNVMLHELDKQLHSRGHRFARYADDVVILVRSLRAGHRVMHSVKKFVEAKLKLRVNQAKSQVAPMGECKFLGFTIKAGKIRWHKKTVENFKSRVRGLTRKGWGVSMDHRLAELRKHVQGWMQYYGISQYWRPVPGLDEWIRRRMRSVYWKRWKRSRTKIRELLRLGVNRRMAFRHGLSGKGNWRMARSPALRIALTNERLHETGLVSVVALWKKAQGYT; encoded by the coding sequence GTGGCAACACGTTGCGTGATGGTGCAGAAGTCAGCAGAGGCCGTAGTAGGGGCGCAGGTTAAGCGCGCTGAAGGGCCGAACAACGAGAGACAAGGAGCAGACACAGCCATCTCGACGGCACCGGTGAACCCGAAGCGGGGGAGGTGTGCGGGCGGCGGTGGAGGTGAGAAACGAGCCTTGAGACAAGACGAAGTGAAGCGAGAAGGACTGCTAGAAAAGGTGCTGGACAGGGACAACCTGTTGAAGGCGTGGAAGCGGGTGAGGGCCAACAAAGGAGCGCCGGGCATAGACGGCGTGACGGTGGAGGACTACCCGGAACAAGCGCGGCAACACTGGCCCAGGATCAAGGAGCAGATCGAGCGAGGGCGCTACGAGCCGCAGCCGGTCAGGAGGGTGGAAATCCCGAAGGCTGGAGGAGGCAAGAGGGCGCTGGGCATCCCGACCGTGATGGACAGGGTGATCCAGCAAGCCATAGCGCAGGTGCTGAGCCCGCTGTACGAGGTGGAGTTCAGTGCGAACAGCTACGGGTTCCGACCAGGCCGCAATGCACACCAGGCGATCAAGCAGGTGCAGCAAGACGTCAAGCAGGGCTACAAATTCGCGGTGGACATGGACTTGGCCAAGTTCTTCGACACGGTCGATCACGACGTGTTGATGGGGCTGCTGGGCCGCACCATCGGGGACAAGGTGCTGCTGAGGTTGATAGGCAACTACCTGAGAGCAGGGGTGCTGGTGGGATACCGCGTAGAGCCGAGCGAAGTGGGGACGCCACAAGGCGGGCCGCTGTCGCCGTTACTGGGCAATGTGATGTTGCACGAGCTGGACAAGCAACTGCACAGCAGAGGGCACAGGTTTGCGCGCTATGCGGACGATGTGGTGATTTTGGTGCGCAGCCTGAGGGCGGGGCATCGGGTGATGCACAGCGTCAAGAAGTTTGTGGAGGCAAAACTCAAGCTCAGGGTAAATCAGGCGAAGAGCCAGGTTGCGCCGATGGGAGAGTGCAAATTCCTAGGCTTCACGATCAAGGCGGGCAAGATACGGTGGCACAAGAAGACGGTGGAGAACTTCAAAAGCCGGGTGCGGGGGCTGACGAGGAAAGGCTGGGGGGTGTCGATGGATCACCGACTGGCTGAACTGAGAAAGCACGTGCAAGGGTGGATGCAGTACTACGGCATCAGTCAGTATTGGAGGCCCGTACCGGGGCTAGACGAATGGATCAGAAGGCGGATGCGATCGGTCTACTGGAAACGGTGGAAGAGGAGCAGGACGAAGATCCGGGAGTTGTTGAGGCTGGGCGTGAATAGACGCATGGCCTTTAGGCACGGACTGAGTGGCAAGGGGAACTGGCGCATGGCCAGGAGTCCGGCGTTGCGAATCGCGTTGACAAACGAGAGGTTGCACGAGACGGGCCTGGTGAGCGTGGTGGCCCTGTGGAAGAAGGCTCAGGGGTATACCTGA
- a CDS encoding L-serine ammonia-lyase — MAVSVFDLFKVGIGPSSSHTVGPMRAAQRFVQRLADAGQLPRTARVRADLYGSLGATGKGHGSDKAVLLGWLGEAPDTVPIDSIEPRLATVRAEKRLALLGTHPIAFHEKDDLVLHRRERLPLHANGMRFTAWDAAGTVLTERCYYSVGGGFVLTEEALADGPRHARIAPDTTVLPRPFHSAAELLALTQREGLSIAGVMRVNERHWRPDADIDAGLLHLWATMQACVERGCRTEGTLPGGFKVRRRAPDLHRQLCSHPEAALRDPLQVLDWVNLYALAVNEENAAGGRVVTAPTNGAAGIIPAVLHYYAVFVHGATQTGVIDFLLTAGAIGLLYKENASISGAEVGCQGEVGVACSMAAGALCAVLGGTPQQVENAAEIGMEHHLGLTCDPVGGLVQIPCIERNAIAAVKAINAARMALRGDGSHYVSLDKVIKTMRETGADMLTKYKETARGGLAVNIVEC, encoded by the coding sequence ATGGCCGTGTCCGTCTTCGATTTGTTCAAGGTGGGCATTGGCCCGTCCAGCTCGCACACCGTGGGGCCGATGCGGGCAGCGCAGCGCTTCGTTCAGCGTCTGGCCGATGCCGGCCAACTGCCCCGCACCGCCCGTGTGCGCGCCGATTTGTATGGCTCCCTCGGCGCCACCGGCAAAGGCCATGGCAGCGACAAAGCCGTGCTCCTGGGCTGGCTGGGCGAGGCACCGGACACGGTGCCCATCGACAGCATCGAACCCCGCCTGGCCACGGTGCGCGCTGAGAAACGCTTGGCGCTGTTGGGCACGCACCCCATCGCGTTTCATGAGAAAGACGATTTGGTACTGCACCGCCGCGAACGCCTGCCGCTGCACGCCAACGGCATGCGCTTCACGGCTTGGGATGCCGCCGGCACGGTGTTGACCGAACGCTGTTACTACTCGGTGGGCGGCGGTTTTGTGCTGACTGAGGAAGCGCTGGCCGATGGCCCCCGCCACGCCCGCATCGCGCCGGACACCACAGTGTTGCCCCGGCCCTTCCACAGTGCTGCCGAGCTGCTGGCGCTGACCCAGCGTGAGGGCCTGAGCATCGCCGGCGTGATGCGCGTGAACGAACGCCACTGGCGCCCCGACGCCGACATCGACGCCGGCCTGCTGCACCTCTGGGCCACCATGCAAGCCTGTGTGGAGCGCGGCTGCCGCACCGAGGGCACACTGCCGGGGGGATTCAAAGTGCGTCGCCGGGCGCCCGACCTGCACCGCCAACTGTGCAGCCACCCCGAAGCCGCCCTGCGCGACCCGCTGCAAGTGCTGGACTGGGTGAACCTCTACGCCCTGGCCGTGAACGAAGAAAACGCGGCTGGCGGTCGGGTGGTGACAGCACCGACCAACGGCGCCGCCGGCATCATCCCCGCCGTGCTGCACTACTACGCGGTGTTTGTGCATGGCGCGACGCAGACCGGGGTGATCGACTTTCTCCTCACCGCCGGCGCAATCGGCCTGCTCTACAAAGAAAACGCCAGCATCAGCGGGGCGGAAGTCGGCTGCCAAGGCGAGGTGGGCGTGGCGTGCAGCATGGCCGCCGGTGCGCTGTGTGCCGTGCTGGGTGGCACGCCGCAGCAAGTGGAAAACGCCGCCGAAATCGGCATGGAGCACCACCTCGGCTTGACCTGCGACCCGGTCGGTGGCCTGGTGCAAATTCCCTGCATCGAACGCAACGCCATTGCGGCGGTCAAGGCGATCAACGCCGCCCGCATGGCGCTGCGCGGTGATGGCAGCCATTACGTCAGCCTCGACAAGGTGATCAAAACCATGCGCGAAACCGGTGCAGACATGCTCACCAAGTACAAAGAAACCGCACGCGGTGGGCTGGCGGTCAACATCGTGGAGTGCTGA
- a CDS encoding NACHT domain-containing protein, producing the protein MHPYLDLERRFGILTKYSIEELLLINAIDQKRLDWKQVLAGRYSLITARANFGKTTELKVCAQRLREDGQHAVFVPLHRLLEESDFEIALDAMNAEAFTAWKTTSNERLYLFADSLDEAVLGSNTGLQSALRRAVEAVRQSDANVNWVLSSRPATLTPAVLDIVQGELDVTLYAGETGADSPEETPEKPADSDALRAELAAFDASSPTQAKRAVKEPLKVYSLLPLSNQAARLYLEQSHGIADPRALLEAAWSFGLAELAAGPGSLDILAYVDPVNRPPRDLTDIFDRMVSAVQTQQRSDRREELVGRPPPENLQKALETLAAASAVCQLPNMELAPDALKVRDGVLSCRPLVGSLLSEKSLSYLLGSRLFIDSGQHQVKLYPDQLLPYLAAKRLSSLAQSPDNARRLISALSWRSATGECGVHRIYLTLAGWLATLNVHCRHELLDIEPQAVAFFGDLRSDQVPLAEARTALERSLQRLVTLGDSLGRNQFTLTAENYWQAAKAGIEPTLLDLYERFGTDQHARIALLQVATYARLDVLRTKVLAEHDNDYAKLLGDSVQLRYLMSLNRDDDAQALATAAKACPNLEEQTLWPLVSQLSWKAFDVETIADLVAKQYLCKGGSFHLSWALTHELADSASPDQLATLVEALQSRMMSHCKANRATYSQRHNEFADAVQKLMALVVRSAALPVERVTALCLEYYRAHGKFHSGSAELHTALQTNDTVRQSLLRAVVTQSDRTADGIRSTLASLGMYTLWQDVDVAALAEPGFTELVITLKENATPHQATERPRKTKRDRPTLDETSKEKLLTQIETVRDGSNTHALAWIARWLTQTNHNSRYGECDFSAFEQAAGQPLAAAARMGLSTIWRHRAPEFEETKTSSTYYSTIAGLQGLHLEFGDGTSLPALSVAEVRQALSYAQFEINGYPKWFWPVVRAHQTTALDALRHVLEAADAGPVSADKADALIRHLSDAPPVVQRGLIATAWNYATSSAVRVEAHALESALRFAVGNVGGIDQDTFEAEAWSRMFIAFKDALPDTAPLSQPQTPEEQAARSELKSHRRELARLRSNGVVWGLFWLQHYPDSFIAKWEHWRATALRAADEFMFDLAAYVGQDRQAYLRTIAQRGRDGLKTLAALYKWMMAVVQEKDDLTHEDGRVYYLGARDHAQRLRDSLLPAISSAKSQAAYEVLNELREKATGTRVKYIRLLQFQMREEESFVLPFKQQDYSRFERDFAPPVTDFVAFAQAIHNDLLAVKRSIEEGDFSLRRFFNRVAMQHIKTDSDGLALEEDFQALLGSELNHASSGRYGVTLEPILPEGTRRDVLCQLGEMRATIELKMSARWTGTDYFIALDEQLKGQYMQAANSKIGFFVVVLQRERQWDAPTGERVNFAVLIAQLEKRALALQATDPTLFLRVVGIDASPQRDFRAGRVAAKATRKSPVKTKISSHDSRSTTLRHNG; encoded by the coding sequence ATGCATCCCTACCTCGATCTGGAACGACGCTTTGGAATCCTGACCAAGTACTCGATCGAGGAACTTCTACTCATCAACGCCATAGATCAAAAGCGCCTCGACTGGAAGCAAGTCCTCGCGGGTAGATACTCGCTCATCACCGCGCGTGCAAACTTCGGCAAAACGACGGAGCTGAAGGTCTGTGCACAACGCCTCCGCGAGGATGGGCAGCACGCCGTATTTGTCCCCCTACACAGGTTGCTCGAAGAGTCGGATTTTGAAATCGCGCTGGATGCGATGAATGCTGAGGCTTTCACGGCTTGGAAAACTACTTCCAACGAGCGGCTGTACCTGTTCGCTGATTCGCTGGACGAAGCAGTGTTAGGTAGCAACACCGGCCTTCAGTCCGCACTTCGCAGAGCAGTCGAAGCAGTTCGACAGTCGGACGCCAACGTCAACTGGGTGCTTTCATCTCGCCCGGCCACGCTCACTCCGGCTGTATTGGACATCGTTCAGGGCGAGCTCGACGTCACACTTTACGCGGGTGAAACCGGAGCAGACTCACCCGAGGAAACGCCGGAGAAGCCCGCAGACTCAGACGCGCTGCGTGCAGAGCTGGCTGCGTTCGATGCCAGCAGTCCTACCCAAGCCAAACGGGCAGTCAAGGAGCCATTGAAGGTTTATAGCCTCCTGCCTTTGTCAAATCAAGCAGCTAGGCTGTACCTTGAGCAGAGCCACGGAATCGCCGATCCCAGGGCATTGCTCGAAGCAGCCTGGAGTTTTGGTCTGGCAGAGCTTGCGGCTGGGCCGGGAAGCCTCGACATACTGGCATACGTCGACCCCGTTAATCGCCCACCTCGCGACCTCACGGACATCTTCGATCGCATGGTAAGCGCGGTTCAGACCCAGCAGCGCTCCGACCGCCGAGAAGAACTGGTAGGCCGCCCACCGCCCGAGAACCTTCAAAAGGCATTGGAAACGCTGGCTGCTGCTTCGGCAGTCTGTCAGTTGCCGAACATGGAACTTGCGCCAGATGCGCTCAAGGTACGAGATGGCGTCCTGTCATGCCGACCACTCGTTGGTTCACTCCTGTCAGAAAAATCACTGTCTTACTTACTCGGTTCCCGGCTGTTCATTGACTCTGGGCAACACCAGGTCAAGCTGTACCCCGATCAGTTATTGCCGTATCTGGCTGCCAAGCGCTTGAGTTCTTTGGCTCAGTCTCCCGACAACGCACGACGACTGATCTCCGCGCTGTCGTGGAGGTCAGCCACAGGCGAATGTGGGGTTCACCGGATCTACTTGACACTTGCGGGCTGGCTCGCGACTCTCAACGTGCATTGTCGGCATGAGCTCCTCGATATAGAACCACAGGCAGTCGCATTTTTTGGCGATTTGCGCAGCGACCAAGTCCCACTTGCCGAGGCCCGCACCGCTCTAGAGAGAAGTCTTCAACGGTTGGTGACGTTGGGCGACTCACTGGGACGGAATCAGTTCACGCTAACGGCTGAAAACTACTGGCAGGCCGCAAAGGCAGGGATTGAGCCGACGCTGCTGGATCTCTACGAGCGCTTCGGGACGGATCAGCACGCACGCATCGCGCTTCTCCAGGTCGCAACCTATGCACGTCTCGATGTCCTCCGAACGAAGGTGCTGGCGGAGCACGACAACGACTACGCGAAGCTCTTGGGCGATTCAGTCCAACTCCGTTACTTGATGTCCCTGAACAGGGACGACGACGCTCAAGCACTCGCCACCGCAGCCAAGGCATGCCCGAACCTTGAAGAACAGACACTTTGGCCTCTCGTGAGCCAACTCTCATGGAAAGCCTTCGATGTCGAAACAATCGCGGATTTGGTTGCCAAGCAGTACTTATGCAAGGGCGGCAGCTTTCATCTGAGCTGGGCCCTTACCCACGAGCTTGCAGACTCCGCCAGCCCTGATCAGCTAGCGACGCTGGTCGAGGCTTTGCAGTCGCGCATGATGAGCCACTGCAAGGCGAATCGCGCGACGTACAGCCAAAGACACAATGAATTCGCGGATGCTGTTCAGAAGCTGATGGCGCTCGTGGTTCGCAGCGCCGCACTTCCGGTCGAACGCGTCACCGCGCTGTGTCTGGAGTACTACCGGGCGCACGGTAAGTTTCACTCTGGCAGCGCTGAACTGCACACAGCTTTGCAGACTAACGACACGGTTCGCCAGAGCCTGCTCCGGGCTGTCGTTACGCAGAGTGACCGCACCGCTGACGGAATTAGGAGCACGTTGGCCTCCTTGGGGATGTACACGCTCTGGCAGGACGTTGATGTAGCAGCCCTCGCTGAGCCTGGATTCACCGAACTGGTGATCACCCTGAAGGAAAACGCCACCCCCCATCAAGCGACCGAACGCCCCAGGAAAACAAAACGGGATAGGCCCACACTGGACGAGACTTCAAAGGAGAAACTGCTCACTCAAATCGAGACTGTGAGAGACGGCTCAAACACCCATGCGCTGGCCTGGATTGCCCGTTGGCTCACCCAGACGAATCACAACTCACGCTATGGTGAATGTGACTTCTCCGCTTTCGAGCAGGCTGCTGGTCAGCCACTCGCGGCCGCAGCACGCATGGGGCTCAGTACGATCTGGCGCCACCGAGCGCCGGAATTTGAGGAAACAAAAACCAGCTCCACGTACTACTCAACCATCGCGGGGCTTCAAGGTCTCCATCTGGAATTTGGGGACGGCACCTCACTCCCAGCACTTTCTGTGGCCGAAGTTCGTCAAGCGCTCTCCTATGCCCAGTTTGAAATCAACGGCTATCCGAAGTGGTTCTGGCCAGTCGTTCGTGCACACCAGACCACAGCGCTTGACGCGCTCCGACACGTATTGGAGGCGGCTGACGCCGGCCCGGTATCTGCGGACAAAGCGGACGCACTGATTCGACACCTCTCAGATGCGCCTCCAGTGGTGCAACGTGGGCTCATTGCAACAGCTTGGAACTACGCGACCAGTTCGGCAGTACGGGTCGAAGCCCATGCACTTGAGTCGGCACTCCGCTTTGCTGTGGGAAATGTCGGTGGCATTGATCAAGACACGTTTGAAGCGGAGGCTTGGTCGCGCATGTTCATCGCATTCAAGGATGCGCTCCCAGACACAGCCCCCCTGTCACAACCTCAAACACCGGAGGAGCAAGCCGCACGTAGCGAGCTCAAAAGCCACCGCAGGGAGTTGGCCCGTCTGCGGTCAAATGGGGTCGTCTGGGGACTGTTCTGGTTACAGCACTACCCTGACTCGTTTATAGCCAAGTGGGAACACTGGCGGGCAACAGCGCTGCGCGCTGCGGACGAGTTCATGTTCGACCTGGCTGCGTATGTCGGCCAGGATCGCCAAGCCTACTTGCGCACCATTGCGCAGCGTGGCCGAGACGGCCTGAAGACCCTCGCGGCCCTCTACAAATGGATGATGGCGGTAGTCCAAGAGAAAGATGACCTCACACACGAGGATGGCCGTGTGTATTACTTAGGGGCTCGTGATCACGCCCAGCGTCTCCGCGATTCGCTGCTCCCTGCCATTTCGAGCGCGAAATCCCAGGCTGCTTATGAGGTGCTGAATGAGCTGCGGGAAAAGGCCACCGGAACACGCGTGAAATACATCCGATTGCTGCAATTTCAGATGCGGGAAGAGGAGTCTTTCGTTCTTCCTTTTAAGCAGCAGGACTACTCCAGGTTCGAGCGCGACTTCGCGCCGCCTGTGACTGATTTTGTCGCCTTTGCGCAGGCCATACATAACGACCTCCTTGCCGTGAAGCGCAGCATTGAGGAAGGAGACTTCAGCCTGCGGCGATTCTTCAATCGGGTGGCCATGCAGCACATCAAGACCGACAGCGATGGTCTGGCACTGGAGGAAGACTTCCAGGCGCTCCTTGGCAGCGAGCTGAACCATGCCAGCAGCGGGCGCTACGGCGTGACCCTTGAACCCATTCTTCCCGAGGGAACTCGGCGTGACGTTTTATGCCAGCTCGGCGAAATGCGAGCAACGATTGAGCTCAAGATGTCAGCGCGCTGGACAGGCACGGACTACTTCATCGCCCTGGACGAACAACTGAAAGGCCAGTACATGCAGGCAGCGAATTCAAAAATTGGCTTCTTCGTCGTCGTGCTACAGCGTGAGCGTCAATGGGATGCACCGACTGGCGAGCGTGTCAATTTCGCTGTGCTTATTGCACAGCTCGAGAAGCGGGCGTTGGCACTACAGGCAACCGACCCCACCCTCTTCCTGCGTGTCGTCGGAATTGATGCCTCCCCACAAAGAGACTTCCGCGCGGGTCGGGTTGCTGCAAAAGCAACTCGCAAGAGTCCAGTCAAGACGAAAATTTCTTCGCACGACTCACGCAGCACCACGCTACGACACAACGGCTGA
- a CDS encoding cobalamin B12-binding domain-containing protein, translated as MALLERHDGAGLRAHLHQAQARLGLAAWVQGVLAPLTQAVGSGWAQGQLSVHQEHLYSEVVQDVLRQAIRALPVPGPTARPRVLLTTLPGESHGLGLLMAEALLALEGAACISLGVQTPVDALVQAAHIHRADIVALSATACQPERNFGQALQTLRSQLPGSVALWLGGSATMTRRTWPAGCWPVSALADIGPRVQAWRLGAGLG; from the coding sequence ATGGCCCTGTTAGAGCGGCATGACGGTGCGGGTTTACGCGCCCATTTGCACCAAGCCCAAGCGCGGCTGGGGCTGGCGGCGTGGGTGCAGGGGGTGCTGGCCCCCCTCACACAAGCGGTGGGGAGTGGGTGGGCGCAGGGCCAACTGAGCGTGCATCAAGAACACTTGTATTCGGAAGTGGTGCAAGACGTGCTGCGCCAAGCCATTCGTGCGCTGCCCGTCCCTGGGCCGACGGCTCGCCCGCGTGTGTTGCTCACCACGTTGCCGGGGGAGAGTCACGGCCTGGGCTTGTTGATGGCTGAGGCCTTGTTGGCGCTGGAGGGGGCGGCTTGCATCAGCCTGGGCGTGCAGACACCGGTGGATGCACTGGTGCAAGCGGCCCACATTCACCGCGCCGACATCGTGGCGTTGAGTGCCACGGCGTGCCAGCCGGAGCGCAATTTCGGACAAGCGTTGCAGACGCTGCGCAGCCAGTTGCCCGGATCGGTGGCGTTGTGGCTGGGCGGATCGGCCACGATGACACGGCGCACGTGGCCGGCAGGCTGTTGGCCCGTGAGTGCGCTGGCGGACATCGGGCCGCGTGTGCAGGCGTGGCGGTTGGGGGCGGGGTTGGGTTAG
- a CDS encoding CapA family protein, with amino-acid sequence MRLRCVSWLVLVGLGLSPSVRAEGPSVRLAFVGDVMLDETPGRLIRQGRDPFAPFAAWLNAADVRVANLECVVSRRGSAEPGKPYAFRAHPRVLPVLKRHFDAVGLANNHSGDFGTEAFADMLDRLQAQRLPQFGGGRDLAEAHRPLIVERQGLRIALLGYNEFLPRHFEADVDKPGVAWSEDAQVQRDIRLAREEHRADVVIPVMHWGWEYEPQASARQRALARKLIDAGADAVVGGHPHVVQDTEVYQGKPIIYSLGNFVFNGFEHEAMNTGWLLNLVVDRQGAVSWRSVVARIDREGTPHPDRQATGQCWQRGQTVSAACPLGGSPSDLHPHQP; translated from the coding sequence ATGAGACTGCGCTGCGTATCCTGGCTCGTGCTTGTGGGCTTGGGCCTGTCACCCAGCGTGCGGGCCGAGGGGCCGTCGGTTCGGCTGGCGTTTGTGGGCGATGTCATGCTCGATGAAACCCCTGGCCGTCTGATTCGCCAAGGGCGCGACCCCTTTGCGCCTTTTGCCGCTTGGCTGAACGCCGCCGATGTGCGCGTGGCCAACTTAGAGTGCGTGGTGAGCCGCCGAGGCAGCGCCGAGCCGGGCAAGCCTTACGCCTTCCGAGCGCATCCGCGTGTGTTGCCGGTGCTGAAGCGGCATTTCGACGCGGTTGGGCTGGCCAACAACCACTCGGGGGACTTTGGCACCGAGGCCTTCGCGGACATGCTCGACCGCCTGCAAGCCCAGCGCCTGCCCCAATTCGGCGGGGGGCGTGATTTGGCCGAAGCCCATCGCCCGCTGATCGTCGAACGCCAAGGTTTGCGCATCGCGCTGCTGGGTTACAACGAGTTTTTGCCCCGCCATTTCGAAGCCGATGTGGACAAACCCGGCGTCGCCTGGAGCGAGGATGCCCAGGTGCAGCGCGACATCCGCTTGGCCCGCGAAGAGCACCGGGCCGATGTGGTGATTCCGGTGATGCACTGGGGCTGGGAGTACGAGCCCCAGGCCAGCGCCCGACAGCGTGCGCTGGCCCGCAAGCTGATCGACGCGGGGGCCGACGCGGTGGTGGGCGGCCACCCCCACGTCGTGCAGGACACCGAGGTGTACCAAGGCAAACCGATCATCTACAGCTTGGGCAACTTCGTTTTCAATGGGTTTGAGCACGAAGCGATGAACACCGGTTGGCTGCTGAATCTGGTGGTGGATCGACAGGGCGCGGTGAGTTGGCGCAGCGTGGTGGCGCGCATCGACCGGGAAGGCACCCCGCATCCGGATCGGCAAGCCACTGGCCAGTGCTGGCAGCGGGGTCAGACCGTCAGTGCGGCGTGCCCACTCGGGGGCTCACCATCCGATCTGCACCCCCACCAACCCTGA
- a CDS encoding MerR family transcriptional regulator: MSLSAPASPTSLTIAEVARETGLGKDTLRVWERRYGFPVPQRDAQGERLYSADDVERLRLIRRLMLQGGRPGQLVGLPPDALRQRLSAAPPAPLPLGTRGTLECAPSMGVSLWGESPLWEYRPGREERAGQPRVEGKGVAARRGLEEAVDKRCEATNRNHIEEA; encoded by the coding sequence ATGAGCTTGTCTGCCCCTGCCTCTCCAACCAGCCTGACCATCGCCGAAGTGGCGCGCGAAACCGGGTTGGGCAAAGACACGTTGCGCGTCTGGGAGCGCCGCTACGGTTTTCCTGTGCCGCAGCGGGATGCCCAAGGTGAGCGTCTGTACAGCGCCGACGATGTGGAGCGCTTGCGCCTGATTCGTCGCCTCATGCTGCAAGGGGGCCGACCGGGGCAGTTGGTCGGCTTGCCGCCGGACGCGCTGCGTCAGCGTTTGAGTGCGGCACCGCCGGCCCCGCTGCCGCTGGGCACACGCGGCACCTTGGAGTGTGCGCCCAGCATGGGCGTGAGCTTATGGGGTGAAAGTCCCCTGTGGGAGTACCGGCCTGGACGCGAAGAGCGAGCAGGACAACCACGAGTCGAGGGCAAGGGCGTCGCTGCGAGGCGGGGTCTGGAGGAAGCCGTAGACAAGAGGTGCGAGGCGACGAACAGAAACCACATAGAGGAGGCCTAG